caaaatactatgAGAAATGGAAAAAACCtacatcttaaaataaatatcacacacacgtatcctaaaataaatactatatataaactaaaatatggttaattttatttaccaattttttaatacataattaagattttaatctatattaaacgaAGATACTTTAATTGCCTGACaaactactaaactaatatacGCAAACCTTATAACAGAACACGCAAAACATTTTGTAGGAGGTTTTAGTACATGAACATGACAGATATCGTCTAACAGATGAACATAAAATACACTTACATTTCTGTACCAGTGCCGTCTGGCGCTTAGGAGAACctttgtctttaaaaaaaaacgatcgtACTTCTGATCACtattatccaaaaaaataataacaatttatacatattgcattattaaatatatccgtGTTAAAcctataataagtattaagtataatttatttatatataattcttgtGAACTTATTACATTCCACTCctgtaatattctatttatgatgaatgtatgtatttacaaaaaatatttgctttcaGCTCTATAACTGCTAGTCCTACATCTTGTGtggaatatgtattttattggaaataaataaatacctaaagaaaaaaaagaaaaaaatatagatctctatatgataattttaagattatatattcAACGGATTAGTATGTATTTTTGGTAGAATGATTGACTCCTAAGTTTCTGAGACAATaactaattatactttaatCCAAATCGTCATATTGGTCAACGGCAGCCGATGACGTAATAGACGACCAATGAGCATTCAGAATTTAGTCATATTAATGTATTAGATTTGAACTTTAATTTCCGGaggtaaaagtatttaaaatataaaaaaattgaaattacttaaaaaatttttgaattaaagattgttttacttatttttatacttatcttGTTCAttcatctttaataatataataaagttagtttgttgttttttttttttgtttaaacacaCTCATATCTGGGACCACCAATcgttgaatacttttttttttaatttaattacccaGTTCTTGACAAAGGCTGACATGACGCTCTAGCGTAATAGGCTGTGGTCCTTGGAGGAAAAAGAACCGCACGAAGCAGCTAgtacgtaatatataattatataaataatataagttcacgtttaaatatttattattttgaaaattaaatgtatccagaagtaaataaacattttgatatacTTTTCTTAAAGTACGTAAACTGTTTTATAAGCCATAACTTTACAGattaaagcaaatattattttatagtcgtaatataatttaaagatacgATCACAGTATATTCCTCCTATGGCAATATGCAATAAAACAGCACCAACACATGACAAGGCGCTTGTTCCCATGTCGACGTAAATCGTTTCCATATTCGTGTCGTTTACGAcgagtaaaaatgtaaaatggccaaatatattttctcttaatacgaatttgataaaataactttcaatataaatggtctatagtaataaaattgctATGTTGGTCTAGCGGCCGACTTCAAGATCATGATTTGTGTTGGTTCATCAATCTATTTGGTTATTCCGTCAAGAAATTCTCCGTAGCCGCTTGAAGTTCCCGTGTAGTCGGGGAAGTTATTTTCATGTATCGGGAAGCACATATTACCATTTATCAGTCCCTTCGTTCTATAAGAATAAGTGAATAGAGGATGGACCTGTGTTTCCAGGTAACATTCCTAACAATGATGTAAATAACCAAATGGTCATAGTTGAAAAATCGTTATGAAGTAATATCCTATATGTTTTGCTTAGCTTTTATAATCATTCCATAgacttaagtaattaataaaatgtacaagtaattttaatgagaattcttaattaaattaatttaggttgaataaaatatgacattggtgtatattatataatttattattttattaaagtaaaattaatacaaaattaaattatatagttgtACTTCAGATGCTATGAATAGAAAGGCACTTACatcgaattaattaatacaagaaaatcgaataacttaaaatataataagtaaatcaaaatacttttgGATGTCGCTTGAAATACTTAAAAGTACATTCTTATGTAGTCTTGTGAATAACATTCAAAAGTTGAAGACAACGGATCCATCTAGCTCACCATTACGCATTTTCGTATTGTAACGATCTTAAAACAAAAGCTGTaggtattcattattttaatggcATTTCATTTTGCTCCTTCAGGGATAGACAAAGGCCTGCAACCATACAGCctagacatttatatatattatttccattATTCCAGtcctgttatttattaaaaagataaaaatcttTCAACGTTTTATATGTTACCCATACTGATGCAACCACAAACAATCGTTTCCATTTTATATCTAGGTATAACTATTTAAACTACAACTTTGCGTGAGTTGGAAGACTAAGGAGTACCGTCGTGTTAAATTATCAGTGGTGTCCATAGGAAGACAGGACAAGTGTCGGTGCATGTGCATAATGAGGAACTGGAGCTACCGCTACCTGTAAagataaagaattataaaaatgtatacgaaaATGTTAAACAGATTAAAACAATGAGAATTGATAAAGAATAGAGAATTGCAGAGTTGTTTCCAAAACCACGTTTCTTAACTGACTTAACAAAAGTAAAGAAAGCATATCGATAGACCGAAGGTTGGAATTACACAAGTATTGTAACACCTTTAGTTGTCAATAATGTTCTAATTTCCCATTCAAATCTTTTTAATCACtttctaaattgaaatatagtCATTATTACgatgtatacaatataaataacataaaaacattcaactttaatgatataatgtcaatgaaatgcaaaataatattgtttttttttacgcaaataacctttttttatttcaagttcaAATTGAATCCccatgtaaattaatatttatttccatacaaattcaatattaatacaaaaatatattagttgttATTATTTGCCTAAAGTTTTTTTCTAAGACTataacagttaaataaaaataattaattacaaagaaaACTTTGCTTACAAAATCTTAattcaacataaaatttattacgtcAAATGTCTCATTTCGACACTCGGTTAAGCAACTAATTTCCAGTTTATGCTCGATAGTCCTGTAGCGAAAATCGAAAATATTGTTAGCTAAGTTCACATTATCAGGCTATCGCGTTTCCATATATGACAAATACCGTTAGATTTGCGAAAGGACCGGTAACAGCGGCGATATTTACATTGTGCAATATTTATTCCAATAAGACGCGAGATAAACCAAAGCTAATTCTGAGCtttggtttatttttcttacatataAGTCTGGATCTAGTAAATAGAACGTCAGTTTTGTCAGAGATCGTGGTTTTGAATTACAAGCACTAAATAGTTTTTGGAACGATGTTCTTTAACGCGGCTTACAATAGAATGAACTGGTAGAAAACGTCACGTACGCAAAAAGCTCTATGTTCAGGCGATCTTTCCTTCTCTTTCTctctttctatatattatattgttaatactaataattattatgtaaatatatttatagttatatacgttttcataaaaaatatttaaacttattttttgttattactttaattcacatgggattattattaataacaattttcttgtcatttaattattccatTGTTTCTGATATTTAATGCACAATATACAGCAAAAGCAAATTCGTTCTATCTGTGTGGCCCACGACacgtcttttttaatattttatctcgtGCTAAGCGATTAACGGAAATACTAGTGTCGTGTCATAAAGCGTTTTGGCATAAACTCTAAATTTGCCCAGCCGTCGGATAATAAGTAGCTGCCaatgtattaatgtttattcaCTTATGCtcttttaataactatatttatgtgCACTAAATTATATTAGGTATTAAGATCAAATGATATCAAAGAATCGCTCAGGAAAATGattgatatatatatcaaaatttatatactaattgtagtatgaaatataaattgtagttATTGAGGCAAAAATCGAAGATTATATATGTGCAATACGATTCATCGGTTTATTTCAGATATCCcttaaaatgtacaattttgCGTCAAATGTAGCTCTcggcttaaatttaatttttaatctaaaagttTCTGTTATGAATGCTCTGATACACTAACATTATCATCTGATTCTTTGGCCTAAGTGTCATGTAACTTACTTTtataagaaaagttttttttttttttgtttttacctgACTAACGAACTCCTCACACGTAACAAAGCCGCGGGCTTTCAAGCTAgtctcattttaaaattttaattgtatttttaaatgttatatattacatttgacAAGAGATGACATTTTCTATCGTCATTTTCTATTATGTGTTATCTCTATTGTTAATATACATTGTTGGAACTAACCGGGTGAACTGCATGGCCCGACTTATGTACAACTGCATTGAAACCAGTGTGGTCATCCGCTGAATAGTTCACTGTCCGTGTTGTACCATCGGGTTCTACTAAGGAGTAGCTACCTATAACAAAAATACACgtgattcatttaaaaaaaatatttacatattgataCTTGATACTTTACAAATTGGTGTCCAGAGCTGGATTTTCCATTAAGCAGTTTAGaaatcattttagttttatattatatgtagaggtataccggttcgaaatgtacaTTATACTAAGAATAactaatatacagggttattcgtaattcgacgtattcccgttaggaggtaataggggtgactatttgcgataattttaacccccataatgcaaaagtgaaccatttttgagttatcacgttttttaacttttttctaaaTACGTCAAAAATgcaacgggaatacgtcgaattaccaataaccctgatATATGACTGAATATGATAGAATCTAATTACCTTTAACAACATCGCCATCTCTTTCTTCCTGCTGCGATTTAACGTCGCCAGTGTGGGGATCCTTGACTCCATAATTGAAAGCGTACTTTGGATAGgcctataaaataacataattgaaACTAAAGtaaattgattgaaataaaaaacatgatccTTCAATATTGTATTCCATACCATTTTTTagtatgtttttaatacaattcaacTTAGAAAACTTTATCCTggcataaatacaaatatgaaaaattggTTAATTTcttttatgtaggtatatatattttttatatttttgataaacctccattttttttatacattaaacagGTGCTGTGATTTGTAGTAATCAAAAGAGCCCTGAAACTtctcaaatattattcaatgcaCTTGCtaccattgttttttttaataggtgcGAGCGCACACACTTGCACTTACaagaatcaataaaatatttaaatatatcacggTGATGACCTCCTGACCCTTTTAAATTACGCATATAATACAGCGCTCAAGCGTATGCGCTAACGCTGGTGCAGCTGTTATtgcctcactctcataatccgtcGGATTATATCTGATAGGACGGGCATCTGACACCACCGTGCACCGGAGGGAAGCAGGATAAATGCTAAAGGTATTTACTTTCGGCGGCATAAGAGTATTTACTCTTATGCCGCAGGGCTCGTACCCAGAATTTCTTGATAGAAagcctaataactttttattgactCTACCCTGAAATTAAACCCAGGATCTCAGCATTTACAGAGCAACTTACAAGCTCTTAACTATACCAAAGAGGCGATaaactaaatatgtattcatccattgatgatatttttgttacaaatactAAACTACAATGTAGAATCCCTAAGGCtaagctaaatatatattttgtacttttattgcAATTCCGCGATGtattatgaaaagtaaataaagcTGTTAACTCACTACAGGCTCAGCGATAGCGACAGGTGCATGAACGATCGGGGCATGAAAGACTGGCGCATGCGCATACAGTCCACCGTACTCAATTGGCACCGCCAATGCGACGCTAACACAGGACAACAGCGCTAAGATCtgtaaaatgcaaaataaataatgttcgtAGTTTGTCTCTTCCAAATAAATGTTACTACAATAACTAAAGTTTTGATGAtttctacttttttatttctattttcagAATCAGGCGATCCTGTTCAAAGCTGTAAAGTTacaaattataacaatgtaAGCGTATTTTCCccgtttatgtatgtatgtatgaatgtatgaatatagataaaaaactgATTTCAATGGACGGTATTAATAGATTTGCAAAATAAGTATCTGAAGTATCACAGGTTATATGGTCACAAATATGGCGGAAAGTACCGTTTTtcacttaaaaatttaataattatagtaaaaagcAATTTGGTCACATCTAACTACATGTAGATGTGACCAaattgatatatgtacatatagaaatttatatatgtaattaattacgaTTCATGTATCAAGTTTTCAATGGGTCGatacaaacttatttttatatattcaaaaaatcttaactttaaaatttatttataattaaaaaaaaaaattgagccgGAATaccccagtggttagaacgcgtgcatcttaaccgatgatttcgggttcaagcccaggcaggcaccactgaattttcatgtgcttaatttgtgtttataattcacctcgtgctcggcggtaaaggaaaacatcgtgaggaaacc
The window above is part of the Vanessa tameamea isolate UH-Manoa-2023 chromosome 6, ilVanTame1 primary haplotype, whole genome shotgun sequence genome. Proteins encoded here:
- the LOC113393501 gene encoding cuticle protein 8-like → MGLPYNIYLEETNYEHYLFCILQILALLSCVSVALAVPIEYGGLYAHAPVFHAPIVHAPVAIAEPVAYPKYAFNYGVKDPHTGDVKSQQEERDGDVVKGSYSLVEPDGTTRTVNYSADDHTGFNAVVHKSGHAVHPVAVAPVPHYAHAPTLVLSSYGHH